The candidate division KSB1 bacterium DNA window TACGAGAGGACCGGAACGGACGGACCTCCGGTGCACCAGTTGTCGCTCCAGCGGCACGGCTGGGTAGCCGAGTCCGGCAGGGATAAGCGCTGAAAGCATCTAAGCGCGAAGCCCCACCCGAGATGAGATATCCCTGCTCTATAAGGGCACTGAAGGGCCCCGGTAGAAGACCGGGTGGATAGGCCGCAGGTGTAAGCACGGCAACGTGTTGAGCCGAGCGGTACTAATAGCCCGTGCGGCTTGCCCGATAAATTTTTGATGCCCTCAGCGGGCGGATTTCGGTTTGATTGTCGGACTTTTTTCTTCACGATTGCACAAGATATTCTCGGTGGTCATGGCGGAGGGGAGACACCCGATCCCATTCCGAACTCGGAAGTTAAGCCCTCCTGCGCCGATGGTACTGTACGGGCGACCGTGCGGGAGAGTAGGACGCCGCCGAGATTAATTTTCAAGGCCTCTGGACATCCAAGAGGCCTTTTTTGTTTTACGACGATAAATTATCCGCCAATTCAAACGCCAACATCGCCGCGCCCAAAACGGCAGAATCATCCCCTAACGTGGCGCGAACAATCTCCACATTGCGCGCCGCAACCGGAAAAACATTTTCAAACGCAGTTTTTTTCACAAGGTCTAAATAATCATCTTTCAAGGCTTCGACTACGCCGCCGCCGACTACAACGACTTGCGGATTCAGCATGTTCAAAAGATTGGCAATCCCATATCCTAAATACTTGGCGGATTTTTCTATCGCTTGAACCGCAGCAGGATCCCGCATTTTGAAGGCCTGAGCAAGCTTTTTACTGCGAATTCTCTCTTCAGAATGACTGTCGGGATCAATGAGTGTGGTTTTTACGCCCTCTGCGGCTGCCGCACGAATATCGCGTTCGATTGCGGTACGCGAGGAAAAAGCCTCCAGACATCCTCGTCGGCCGCAGCCGCAAAGCGGGCCTTCTGGATCCAAAATCATATGTCCCAATTCCGCAGCGTTTTCGTTAAAACCGTGCAGCAATTTTCCATCAATAATGATGCCGCCGCCAATACCGGTGCCGACGAATAAACCGACAGCATGCTGAGCCTTGTGAGCAGCGCCGAAATAGTACTCGCCCAACAGCCCCACGTTTCCGTCATTGTCGACGGCCGTTGGTACTTCAAGCGCTGTTTCGATGCGCTGTTTAAGCGGTGCATTCTTCCACCGCAAATTGGGGGTTTCGATGATAACCCCTTTCTTTAAATCCAAAGGTCCCGGAGAGCCAATGCCGACGGCGCTAATTGCGATCAAGTCAACGCCGGCATTGTCAAGTGCCTCCTTGAGGCAGTCTAAAATTCTCGAGACAACTGCCTCGAATCCCAATTCCGCCTTGGTTCGCTTTTTTGCCGCCCCGATAATTTTACCGTTACGATCGACAACGGCCGAATAGATTTTTGTTCCTCCCAAATCTACGGCCAAAACCAAGTTCTCTTTGCCCTTCATTACCCACCTTTGATCTTAAACTTTACAAAAGATAGCCAAAAAAAACGGCAATTGACAAGAAAAATGTGCAAGCCCAAGAAAAAGAATCGCTTTCATTTCCATTGTAAAAGCATTAAATTTTAGAGTCGTATTTCTAAAAAGGAAGTTATGATTAACGGTACAGACATCGATGCAGCTCTCGCCACCCTTACGCATGAGGACGTGGTATCCTTTGATAATGAGTTGCTGAACGGCGAAGGCATCAGTTATTATGAAAATTCTCAAGTGCTCGATGCGGTTGTCTATCGTAATCACCTTTCCGGTCGCGTCGGCAATTTTCTCGAAGTTCATCACGTTCGCATCGTATCTCATGGCAGGGAGCTGACTTGTCACTGCACCTGCCGCAGTCGAAAAAACATTTGTGTTCATTCCATGGCGCTTCTCTACGCCTGGGCCAATGACGGTCAGGACTTTACCAACCTCAGCGATGTCTTGGCACAAATCCACGATTGGGATTCGGTAAGGCTGCGCGAAATCGTCATCAACATTCTGCAAAAACAACCACATTTGGCTGGGGATTTTCTGAAAAAACACATCCCTGATTGGGACGAGATCGATCCGGATCCGTTTAAATAGCCGTTAACCAGCAAGCTTTCCTGCCACTCCTACAATTTATCGCCAAGCTGCACCCTTTGGAATGAATATTTGTGGCTGTAAATTTGCAATAGAGATGACGGTCGACTAAAGAGCGGTTAATATGCGGAAGTACGATTACATATTGAGTCTCTGGATCATACTTGGGTGGGCAGCTGCAAGCCTTGTTGCCCAGGAGACGTTTGTTCTGCCGAAGGCAATTGAACGAAACGTCGATTTTTGGGTAAAGATCTATGCCTGCTATCCCACCCACACAGTGGTTATTCACGACAAGGAAGACCTTTCTGTTGTTTATGAAGTGGTCAACTTGGATGAATATCCGGCGGCTCAGAATGGTTCGCGGTGGTCGATTGTGGAACAAAAAAAGACTAAATATGTTCGGGCGCTTGAAGAGCTGGCTAAAATGTCCAAGCCGATCTCTTATGATTCTCTGACGGCGTTGCAGAGGCATGTTTATCTGGCATGGCTGCATTCGGCGGATAAAGAGAAATTTACTAAAGCGGTCGAAAACATAAGGGCTCAACGCGGCGTAAGTGACCGTTTTGCCGAAAGCGTAAAGAGGTCGGGGCGCTATTTAGAGTATATAAAAACGGTTTTTAAGGATTATGGATTGCCTGAAGATATCGCTTATTTGGCGCATGTAGAGTCGCTTTTTAATTATGATGCCTATTCCAAAGCCGGAGCTGCTGGCATTTGGCAATTTATTCCGCATACCGGCAGATTGTTTCTAACCATCAACGAAGCGGTCGATGAGAGGCTCGACCCCTTGGTCGCAACCGTGGCGGCGGCAAAGCTCTTGCGCAAGAACTATCAACAGTTGGGCAGCTGGCCGTTGGCAATAACCGCCTACAACCACGGGCTGAGCGGAATGAAAGATGCCGTGCAAAAAACCGGCACGAACGATTTCGAGACCATCTTTCTCAATTATCGCAGCCGTTCCTTTGGATTTGCTTCTAAAAATTTTTATGCCGAATTTCTTGCTGCCGTGCATGTGGCGAAAAACTATTATCATTATTTTGGACCGCTGGAGCTTTCACCTCCGGCCAAATTCATGACCGTGGAACTTCCGGTCCCCATGTATTTGAAAGAGGCCGCTGCTCTTTTTTCGGTTGAGGTTGACACGTTAATCGTATTCAATAAGGCCTTGCGAAAACCGGCTGTTGAAAATCAACAAAAGTTGCCTGCAGGATATAAACTGCACCTGCCGTTTCGCGAAAACTGGAACCCGTTGGAGGTTTTTCCGACATCGGAGAACCGGATGGATCGCAGAAATTCAGATAAATCCGGTACGGTGCAATCCGTTAAAATAAGCAATCCTTCAGAACGTGATTCATCGGCCGCTTCCGAAAGGTTGCCTGCTGCGGTGGATAAACTACCTTTTCAAATTGACTGAATATGCCGGCGACTGTGTTAGAGAAACCTATTCCTCCTTTGCGCCGTGAATTGGAGCCGACGCCCATTCATGATCGCAAAGGGCATGCATTCATTCGGCTCGACGACCCGCTGCACCTGTCCGATACCGCCGTATTTTTGCCGCCGCCGCTGTTTTGGCTTGCCGCTTTGTTCGACGGTCAGCATACGATTGCCGAACTCTATCGACAACATCGTCAAAAATTTCGCGAAAAGCTCAACGAAGCGCAAATTCAGGCTATGATCAAAAGCCTGGATGAAGCGTTTCTTTTGGACAACGATCGTTTTGCCCGTCGTTTGGCTGCGCGCCGACAGGCTTATCGAAAGCTGCAGGTGCGGCCGATGGCCTTTGCCGGGCAAAGCTATGCCGAAGAGCCCGAAGCATTGGCCGAACAGATGCGCCGGCAGGCTGCCGAGGCAGCCGCGATTTCATCGGTAAGAGTCGCAACCGATCGTAAAATTGTCGGTGCGGCTGTCCCCCACATCGATCCGCGGTTAGGAGGCGTCACCTATGCCGCAGTCTATCGCTTTTTTCATACTTTGCCCACAAATACGGTATTTGTCGTGCTGGGAATATCGCATCATATGATGAAGTCTGCCTTTGCGCTTACCGAGCGCCCTTTTGCGGTTCCGGGAGGCCAAGTCGAAATCGACCGCCAACTTTTACATCGTATCACCAAGCACTGCAAAAATGACCTGTTTCAGGATGAACTATATCACCTTTATGAACACAGCATAGAGTTTCAGGCTGTTTATTTAAGCTGGTTTGTCAAAGTTCCTTTTACACTTGTTCCGGTTCTCTGCTCCTTTACCTTCCCTATGAAAGAAACCGAAAGACGGCAATACGAAGAATTTCTTCAGGCTGTTCAGGCTGCCGCTGCCGAAGAATCACGGCATGTTGTCTATATCGCCGCGGTGGATTTGTCGCATATCGGTCCTTTGTACGGGAGCCAATGGGCGCCGGATGCCTTTCAGCTTGCCCAGGTGGAAGAGACCGACAAAAAGTTGCTCGATGCATTTATGCGCCGAGATACCGCCGCCTTCGATCTCGTTTTTGAGCAAAAAGCCGCGCAAAACAACGTCTGCGGATTTCCCGCCATGCGGACCCTTCTTCCTCTCCTGCCGCCTTCGGAAGGCGTTCTAATCGCGTATGACAACGCCATTATGGACGAATTCCGGTCTACCGTCACCTTCGCCGGTGTACTTTTCGTTCGTTAAGAGAAGCCGTCAAAAAACTTCTTGCTTTTTAGCTCCAATCGTGCTACTTTTTTAAAAAAAGTAGCACGAGGCGTTTATGAGCTCGATCGTACGATTCGGTGTTTCGCTTGACGCCGAACTTTTGCAGAAATTCGACGCGCACATTAAAAAGAAGGGTTACAGCAATCGTTCTGAGGCTATCCGCGATTTGATCCGCGATATGCTGGTCCGCGACGAGTGGGAAGACCCGAAGGATAAGGTCATCGGCACGATTACGGTTATCATCGATCAAAAGCTCAATACGATCACCAAATTTTTAGCCCAGTCGCAGGAGCCGCTTAAAGAGATCATCTCCACGATGCACGTGCAGCTCGATGAAGAAAACAGTCTGGAGGTCTCTGCCGTTCGCGGTTGTGCTAAAAAGGTGCGGGAACTGGCCAATCAGCTGCTCGGAATCAAAGGCGTCAAGCACGGCAGCCTGGTTATGACGACGACCGGTAAACATATCAAATAAACTGAAACGGAGGAGATGCAAATGCGTAACTTTTTGTTTGTACTGCTTGCCGGGGTACAGGTTTTTGCGGCAGAATCGACCGGTGATTCGGTAAAATATCGCTTCAAACCCATTACGGTAACGGCTTCCAAGATCAATGGAGCACAGCGTGAGATTGCCGCAGGAGTGACGGTGATCGAAGAACGTCAGCTGCGTACTGCGATGACCACGTCGGCTTTGGATGCGGCAAAAGACTATGTGCCGGCGTTGTTCGTGACTGAACGAGCGTTGATGGGGTACGGCGTCGCGTCCGGCGCGGCCGGAGGGATAACCATTCGCGGCATCGGCGGTTCGCCTGTAACCGGCGTTCTGGTTCTGCGCGACGGTCGACCCGACATCATGGGTATGATGGGCCATGCGCTTCCCGATGCTTACTCGACCATCGGCCTTGAAAGCATCGAGGTGATTCGCGGACCGGCATCATTTCTCTATGGTACCAACGCAATGGGCGGCGTGATCAACCTGGTTTCGAAGCGGCAGCGACAGGAGGGTTTTTCCACGGGCGTGGTTGTCGGCGCAGGATCTTTCGCGTCGCAAAAGTATGAAGCTCGCCACGGCGGAAAATTCGGCGGTTTCGATTACTATGTAACGGCTTCCCGTCAATCGACCGACGGACATCGGCCTTCTTCCGATTACCGCAATCAGGGCTATACGGCACACCTCGGGTATGCTTTGAGCGCTGCTACCAAGATCGAGCTGAATGCCAACTATTCCGATATTTATCTGTTGGATCCCGGCCTGGAACCGGCGCCCAAGGCAAATCAGTGGTATCATCTCTTCCGCTCCGGCGCCGATCTGACGTTGGATCATTCCGGCCGTTTCGGCGAAACGGTTGTCAAGCTGCACGGCAATTTCGGCCGTCACTGCATCTATGACGGCTGGAGATCGAACGACCGCACTACCGGCGTAATCGTCTATCAAAACCTCAAGCCGTGGAAGACAAATACGACGACGATCGGTTTTGACTATAAAACTTACGGCGGCGACGCAGAGGACAGTTCGCCGAAAGTACCGGTCATCAACTATCGAAAAAAGTTCATGACGGAATATGCCCCCTATCTGCATGTGCAGCAGCTGTTGCTGCAGCGAATGATCGTGTCGACCGGGGTTCGCGTCGAAAAGCACGAGCTCTACGGATGGGAGACTTTGCCCAAAGTCGGAATGATCTACAGTTTTCCTACAACTTCTCTTCGCCTTTCTGCCGCCAAAGGTTTCCGCAGCCCGTCCATTCGCGAGCTGTATGTCTTTCCGCCGCGAAATGAAAAGCTGGAACCCGAGAGACTCTGGAACTATGAAGCGGGGGTCCTGCAGGAAATTGCCGATTTTGCGGAAATAGATCTTTCTGTTTTCCGGATGCAGGGCGACAACATGATCCGCACGGTCATTGCGGGGGGTAAACCGCAATTCCTAAATTCGAGCCGATTTACCCATACCGGTTACGAAGCCTCGGCCAGGCTAATTCCGACAAACAACCTCGAATTACGGCTCACCTGGTCGGACGTGGATCTGGGCAACGAGACATTGGGGGCGCCGGAGAAAAAGCTGACGGCAACGGCAAACTATACTCTCGGCCGGCTCGATCTTCGGCTGCAGTTCATGCACATTGCCGGATTATACGCCAAGGACGGTCGGCAGGACAAAATGCCCGACTACTCGCTGGTCGATTTTTGGCTGGGCCTAAAACCTTGGCGTACCGCATCATTTGCCTTCAAAGTCAAGAATTTTTTGGATCAAAAATACGAGATTCTCAAGGGTTATCCGATGCCGGGCCGAACGATGGCAGCCGAGCTCGGATATGAATTCTAAAAGACATCCGTGAAATCGCAAACCAAACTCTTAACGCTGAGCGCCATGTTTACGGCGCTCGGCGTTTTATTCCCGATGCTGTTTCATGCCATGGGATTGGGTGCGGTCTTTTTGCCCATGTTTTGGCCGATAGCTGCAGCGGCATTCTTTCTGCCGTTGCGTGAAACCGCGATCGTTGCTCTGGCTGCTCCGACCTTTTCCTGGCTGCTCACCGGCATGCCGCCGGTCTCCCCTCCGATCCTGCAAGTGATGATCTTTGAACTGGAAACCTTGGCCTGCACGACAGCCCTGCTGTATCGAAGACAATTCGGACAATGGATTTCTTTGGCTGCCGGTCTTTTTTTATCGCGTTTGACGCTGTTTCTTTTTATTTTGATACTCGCGCCTCTGTTCGGGCTCCCGCAAAATATTTTCTCCATCGGTTGGACGTTGCGGGGAGTACCGGGCCTAACGGCGATGCTGCTGATCATCCCGCCGTTGGCGGCAAAGGTAAAAGGAGAAAAGCTGCGGGTCATGCACAGACATGTCGAGACTTCATCGCCTTTACTTTAATCGCTTGGCGCCGGTTTGGGCGAACAAATCGCGTCATGAACAGGTGGCGGAGGCTGTCTGCGGATTTGTGAAAAAAGGGGAAAATGTGTTGGATGCCGGCGCCGGTACCGGCTATTTGACGGAAAAATTGGGTGAATGGTGCGCACCGGGGATCGTGCTGGCGGTCGATCTGTCGGAAAGAATGCTCCAGGAAGCCCGTAAGCGCATCACCCAAAAAGGAGTTCTTTATTTGTGCAGCGATGTGAGCTGTACGGCCGTCGCTTCCAATGCCTTTGACAAGATCGTCTGCTATTCCTCCTTTCCGCATTTCGACCGGCCGATTGAAGCGCTTCATGAATTTTTACGGGTGCTCAAGCCGGGAGGAAAAATTTTGGTTTTTCACAACTGCTGCTCGCGCCGGCTCAATCAGTTTCACGCCGCATTGCCTGAGGTCGTCAGCTTTGACAAGCTGCCGAAGGCGGAGCAATTGATGGAACT harbors:
- a CDS encoding ROK family protein, giving the protein MKGKENLVLAVDLGGTKIYSAVVDRNGKIIGAAKKRTKAELGFEAVVSRILDCLKEALDNAGVDLIAISAVGIGSPGPLDLKKGVIIETPNLRWKNAPLKQRIETALEVPTAVDNDGNVGLLGEYYFGAAHKAQHAVGLFVGTGIGGGIIIDGKLLHGFNENAAELGHMILDPEGPLCGCGRRGCLEAFSSRTAIERDIRAAAAEGVKTTLIDPDSHSEERIRSKKLAQAFKMRDPAAVQAIEKSAKYLGYGIANLLNMLNPQVVVVGGGVVEALKDDYLDLVKKTAFENVFPVAARNVEIVRATLGDDSAVLGAAMLAFELADNLSS
- a CDS encoding SWIM zinc finger family protein, with the translated sequence MINGTDIDAALATLTHEDVVSFDNELLNGEGISYYENSQVLDAVVYRNHLSGRVGNFLEVHHVRIVSHGRELTCHCTCRSRKNICVHSMALLYAWANDGQDFTNLSDVLAQIHDWDSVRLREIVINILQKQPHLAGDFLKKHIPDWDEIDPDPFK
- a CDS encoding lytic transglycosylase domain-containing protein; protein product: MRKYDYILSLWIILGWAAASLVAQETFVLPKAIERNVDFWVKIYACYPTHTVVIHDKEDLSVVYEVVNLDEYPAAQNGSRWSIVEQKKTKYVRALEELAKMSKPISYDSLTALQRHVYLAWLHSADKEKFTKAVENIRAQRGVSDRFAESVKRSGRYLEYIKTVFKDYGLPEDIAYLAHVESLFNYDAYSKAGAAGIWQFIPHTGRLFLTINEAVDERLDPLVATVAAAKLLRKNYQQLGSWPLAITAYNHGLSGMKDAVQKTGTNDFETIFLNYRSRSFGFASKNFYAEFLAAVHVAKNYYHYFGPLELSPPAKFMTVELPVPMYLKEAAALFSVEVDTLIVFNKALRKPAVENQQKLPAGYKLHLPFRENWNPLEVFPTSENRMDRRNSDKSGTVQSVKISNPSERDSSAASERLPAAVDKLPFQID
- the amrB gene encoding AmmeMemoRadiSam system protein B; amino-acid sequence: MLEKPIPPLRRELEPTPIHDRKGHAFIRLDDPLHLSDTAVFLPPPLFWLAALFDGQHTIAELYRQHRQKFREKLNEAQIQAMIKSLDEAFLLDNDRFARRLAARRQAYRKLQVRPMAFAGQSYAEEPEALAEQMRRQAAEAAAISSVRVATDRKIVGAAVPHIDPRLGGVTYAAVYRFFHTLPTNTVFVVLGISHHMMKSAFALTERPFAVPGGQVEIDRQLLHRITKHCKNDLFQDELYHLYEHSIEFQAVYLSWFVKVPFTLVPVLCSFTFPMKETERRQYEEFLQAVQAAAAEESRHVVYIAAVDLSHIGPLYGSQWAPDAFQLAQVEETDKKLLDAFMRRDTAAFDLVFEQKAAQNNVCGFPAMRTLLPLLPPSEGVLIAYDNAIMDEFRSTVTFAGVLFVR
- the nikR gene encoding nickel-responsive transcriptional regulator NikR; protein product: MSSIVRFGVSLDAELLQKFDAHIKKKGYSNRSEAIRDLIRDMLVRDEWEDPKDKVIGTITVIIDQKLNTITKFLAQSQEPLKEIISTMHVQLDEENSLEVSAVRGCAKKVRELANQLLGIKGVKHGSLVMTTTGKHIK
- a CDS encoding TonB-dependent receptor produces the protein MRNFLFVLLAGVQVFAAESTGDSVKYRFKPITVTASKINGAQREIAAGVTVIEERQLRTAMTTSALDAAKDYVPALFVTERALMGYGVASGAAGGITIRGIGGSPVTGVLVLRDGRPDIMGMMGHALPDAYSTIGLESIEVIRGPASFLYGTNAMGGVINLVSKRQRQEGFSTGVVVGAGSFASQKYEARHGGKFGGFDYYVTASRQSTDGHRPSSDYRNQGYTAHLGYALSAATKIELNANYSDIYLLDPGLEPAPKANQWYHLFRSGADLTLDHSGRFGETVVKLHGNFGRHCIYDGWRSNDRTTGVIVYQNLKPWKTNTTTIGFDYKTYGGDAEDSSPKVPVINYRKKFMTEYAPYLHVQQLLLQRMIVSTGVRVEKHELYGWETLPKVGMIYSFPTTSLRLSAAKGFRSPSIRELYVFPPRNEKLEPERLWNYEAGVLQEIADFAEIDLSVFRMQGDNMIRTVIAGGKPQFLNSSRFTHTGYEASARLIPTNNLELRLTWSDVDLGNETLGAPEKKLTATANYTLGRLDLRLQFMHIAGLYAKDGRQDKMPDYSLVDFWLGLKPWRTASFAFKVKNFLDQKYEILKGYPMPGRTMAAELGYEF
- a CDS encoding class I SAM-dependent methyltransferase, whose translation is MSRLHRLYFNRLAPVWANKSRHEQVAEAVCGFVKKGENVLDAGAGTGYLTEKLGEWCAPGIVLAVDLSERMLQEARKRITQKGVLYLCSDVSCTAVASNAFDKIVCYSSFPHFDRPIEALHEFLRVLKPGGKILVFHNCCSRRLNQFHAALPEVVSFDKLPKAEQLMELVRFVGFTNVVGRERPDLYWVEAEKPIRRSS